One Pseudoalteromonas rubra genomic window, CCTGAAGGTGGCTCAGAAATCCATCAATGTACTCAGCATTCTGGGAGAAACAGAAGTCTACGCCAGAGCGCTGGTTAACCTGGGGATTATTCAGACCGCACTGGGGGATCATGAGAGTGCGCTGGAAACCTTCACCCGCTCTTTTGAGCTCAGCAGGGAGCTGAGTTTTGACAAAGGTATCGCCGACTCCATTTATGAATCTGGCGTGGTGTATCAGCGCATGGAAAACTACCCGGCCGCGCTGAAACACTTTAAGATGGCACATGAACTCGATGAAAAATCGGGTAACCTGATGGACATAGGCAACAGTGCTATGCGCAGCGGGTTTATGGCACTCGAGACCGGCGACCTGACAGAAGCAGAATACTTCGCAACCAAGTCACAAAAGTTCTATACACAGATTGACTCGAAAAGTGGCCTGACTCGCAGTTACAACCTGCAAGCCCGGATAGCACTCAAATCGGAGCAAACAGCACTGGCAACAGAGTATGTGGAACAATCGCTAGAAATTGCCAATAACTATAACCTGACAGGCTATTTAGTTGCTTCTCAGCTGACTCAGGCACACATTGCGGCGGCCTCACAAGATCACGAGACAACACTTGAACGGGCGCATCAAGCCCTCGCCACTGCAACGCTGATTAATGACAAAGACGGCCAAATCAAATCCTATCAACTGCTGGCAGACACTTACCAGGCTATTAAGGATCCGCAAAATGCCCTCGACGCGCACCTGAAATTTACCCAGCTCAGAGATGACCTGGGCAACAGTCAACACAACCTGACACTGGCCGCTTTGCAAAGCCGGGTTGAATTTATTCGCAAACAACAAGAAATCGAAACCCTCAATCTCGACCGGGCACTAAAGGACACCCAGCTCAGAGAGCGTGAGTGGCAACTCAAGGCATGGTGGTTCGGCACAGCCGGGGTTTTTATGCTGGTGCTCGCAATTGGTTATCGGCAAGTCAAAAAACGCAAACTGGCTGCCGAGCGCGCGGCTCTGCTGCAAGAAGTGGTCGACAAGAAAAATGCGATGCTGGCAGATGTCTCTCATGAGATCCGCACCCCGCTCACGGCACTGCAACTGCAGGTTGAAGCGTTACAATTTAATATCGCCCAGGACGTTGATGCCTCCTACAATACGATCAATCGTAAATTGTCTGATATTAACCGCCTGATCTCTGATATTCACCAGCTGGCCATGGCCGATTCACAGAGCCTGTATCTCAACCTGGTGCAATGTAATCTCACCGAAGTCATGACACTCTGGGAGCAGGAGTTTGCTCAGTTCTCGCACGGAAAAGGCTTTGACTGGGAAGCAAACATTCAGCTAACCGGTGCAGTGGCCGTGAGTTGGGACATGGATCGCATTAAGCAGGTACTCACAAACTTGATCGCCAACAGCACCTTGTATACTGATAAACCGGGTAAACAGCGGCTCAAGGTCTGGCAACAACATAAAAAAATACACATTACCCTGGAAGACACTGCACCGGGCGTGATTGATGAACATCTGAGCGAGATATTCGAGCGATTGTTCAGGGTAGAAAAGTCCAGGAGCCGACGTACCGGCGGCTCAGGTCTGGGCCTGGCCATCTGTAAAAGCCTGATAGAAGCACATCACGGTAAAATAGTGGCCCAGCATAGTGAGCTGGGCGGATTGAAAATCGTGATAGTGCTTCCGACAGAGGTTAACTAAGGCGCTTGCTCCCGGTTCTGACTGCCATAATCGCGCATCACCCCGGCGACACGAATACGGTAGTGCTGAAACATCTGCTGTCTACCCTGTTGCTGTGCCGCTCTGTGCTCTTCTTGCATTCGCCACTGCAGCACAGCAGCTTCATCCCGCCAGAATGACAGTGAGAGCAGTAACTCAGGGTCATTCAGACTTTGATACCGCTCAATTGATATAAATCCGTCGATGTTTTGCAGTCTGGGCTTCAGATCTGCCGCGATGTCCAAATAGGCCTGTCGCTTGGTCTGGTGAGGCGTTACCTCAAAGATAACGGCAATCACAATGCCTTCACTCCCTGCAGATAAGTTTGCTCTATACAAGATAAGAAGCTGCGCTTTTCTTGCAAAATAAAGCCCGCTTCTAAGGCAAAGTGAAAATTGGCCCGCCCTTGTTGATCCGCTTTCAGGCGCACGCGGTACGCCTCATATTCAGCCAGGCTGGTAAAGCTGATCAGGCCATAAGCGACAAAATTAGTGCCCTCATGGGGCGCAAAATAGCCAATCAGTTCACCACCACACCTCGGGATGACCTCACCCCAATTTCGGGCGTATTGCTCAAACAAGTCCAGCTTACCCGGGTCAATCCGATACTCAATAAAACACGTGATCATAATGCATTGTCTCCTCTTGCGTTTTTCGGCACTATATCGATCACTCACTATCCATGCTTCGGCCTATATCGAACTATCTAATGCACGATCCCGACATCACAGTAATTGCCAGCTTGATTGGTGAACCTACCAGGGCACGTATGCTCCTGGCCTTAATGTCGGGTAAAGCCCTGACAGCAACAGAGTTGGCACTTGAAGCAGACATCACTGCTCAGACGGCAAGCAGCCATCTGTCAAAGTTGCTGGACAGTTCACTCATTACGGTCAGAAAACAAGGCAGACACAAATACTTTCAACTTAAAAGTCAAGCTGTTGCGGAATTAATTGAGCAGCTACTCACACTCAGTAGCAGCACGACACTGAAAACCAACACCGGGCCAGACGACCCTTACCTTCGACAAGCACGGGTGTGTTATGACCATATTGCGGGAGAACTGGGCGTTCAGCTCTATGATGCGCTGGTCGCGGCGAACTACCTAGAAGATAAACAAGCACAGACTTTGCTGACTCCCCGAGGCACTGCATTTTTTGAGCAGCTGGGCGTCTGTTTTAGCACCTTTAGAGAGAAAAAGCGCCCGCTCTGTAAATCATGTCTGGATTGGAGTGAAAGACGCAATCACCTGGCTGGTAGCCTGGGAAACTGGATCCTGAATGATGCACTTGAACGAGGCTGGTTGCAAAGAGTACCCGACTCACGGGCACTCATTTTCAGAGGTGAAGCGCACAGGAGGCACTTTGCTAAAACCTATGGTTTAAAGCTCACAGACAATACTGAGAAATAATTTTATAGACCTGATTAATGTTGTCGCCGGCTTTAAATTCTTTGGTCAGCGGCTCAGGCTCAGAACCTATCCAGATTTTTAGTTCAGCATCCAAATCAAAATGACCAGCCGACTCTTTACTGAACTTAGTGATTTTTCCGTAGGGAATGCTGAGCATTTCCACTTTAGAGCCGGTAACACCTTGCTTATCTACCAGGATAAGCCGTTTGTTAGTAAACACAAACATATCCCGAATGACTTTATAAGCCTGCTCAACGCTTTCCCCGTCAATCAGGGTATCGTTTAACAGCTTGTCCAGCTCATCGCTGTCTACTTCACTGGCGTTACCCAATAATCCACTTAATAGTCCCATCTGATTGCTCCTTTTATTTAATCAGCCACAAGCTTAGTAACATAACACCTGTTTGTCGAAAGCCTTATCTTATTGCTCGCCTACGCTGCCATAAGATAAGGCTCTCGGCCTTGATGCTTGTCTTTTCGACGATAGCTGCCTTTGCCTTTTTTATTTTTTTCAACTTTGCATTTGAACAATGGGCTGGTTACCAATGCTTTCAAGGCATTGTCTTTAATGTCGCCACGCTGATGGTCGTGGGACTGGCTGCGTTTACTTACCATACTTTGTGTGCTCCTGATTATAAGATGAAATATTAGCCAGTTGTGGCCGCGCTGATTATTGATGTATTTATACCGCTATGCAAGTATATTTTAATAGCAACTCGTAAAAAATTTTTGCTTCCTTTGCGCTGCAAATCAAGATTGTAACTCTCTATGAGCTATACTTTTTTCTTCAACGTTGAGTGACTCTGTTAAACCCTATGCGTAGCATAAAAACCTCAAACGGTCTCACCCTGAGCTATCAGGACTGTGGTAACCGACATGCGCCAGCCATTATCCTGATCATGGGGCTGGGTGCACAAATGACCGTATGGCCCGATGAGCTGTATTTTGGTCTGGTCGACAGAGGATTCAGAGTGATCCGCTTTGATAATCGCGATACCGGGCTATCGAGTCACCTGGACGAACAAGGTTCCCCCAATCTGTTCAAAACCTGGTTACGTCGTAAGGTACCCTTTGGCAAACAGGCGCCGTACTCGCTGGAGGATATGGCCGATGATGTACTGGCGCTGATGAAGGCCTTAAAAATTAAGAAGGCGCATCTGGTCGGCGCATCTATGGGCGGCATGATTGCGCAGATCCTGGCGGCCAAACAACGCAAAAAGGTACTCAGCCTGACTTCGATTATGTCTAGCGCTAACAACCAGTTAATCTCAGGGAAAAGCCTGGGGGTATTATTGAAACTGGCTCGCCTGACACCGCGTAATAACAGCCGTCAGGCCGCGATTTCCTATAATGTCAGACTTAACCAACTGATTGGAAGTCCGGCCTACCCGCGAGACGAACAAACTCTGCGTGAACAGGCGACCTTACACATCAGCCGAGCCCATAACCCGGCCGGCTTTAAACGCCAGCTTGCTGCCATTACCGCCAGCGGTGACAGGCGCCACTTGCTCACCCGGATTAAAGCGCCCACTTTGGTGATCCACGGCACCCATGATCCCATTTTCCCACTGACAGCCGGTCAGCAAACCGCCGCCGAGATCCGCAAGGCAAGACTCAAAATAGTAGAAGGCCTGGGCCATGACTTTCCGCCTATGCTGATGGGTAAAATGGCAAAGTGGATTGCCAAGCATGTGAAAAAAGCCGAACTCAAACGACTAAAAAAGAAGCGAAAGAAAAAAGCAGCGACTGAGCAAGTCGGACAACCATCAACACAAACGAATAAGCCCGACCCGTCAAATTAAGCCCGGCGTGAAATATTCGCTTTTCTTATATGCCACTTTCCCGGTATGCTTACAACACATCAGACCAGTCCAGATCATCAACATGAAAACACGCATTACCGACTTACTCGGCATAGAAAAACCCATTGTTTTACCCGGCATGAGCTGGATTTCGGTTCCTGAACTTGTGGCGGCTGTGTGCAACGCTGGTGGACTGGGGATTTTGGCCACCGGACCACTGACACAAGAACAAACACGCCAGGCCATCGCCAAAATTCGCACCCTGACCGATAAACCCTTTGGCGTTGGAGTCACCTTGCTGATGCCCGGCGCAAAAGAAAATGCCAAGGTCGCTTTGGCTGAGCAGGTGCCGGTGATTAACTTTTCGCTGGGTAAAGGCGACTGGATAGTGGAAGGCGTTAAACGTTACGGCGGTAAAACCATTGCCACCGTGGTCACCGAAAAGCATGCGCTGGCCGCTCAAAAAAGTGGCGCTGATGCCCTGCTGGTCACCGGGCATGAAGCCGCCGCACACGGCGGTGAGGTAACGTCACTGTGCTTAGTGCCTAACATTGTTGAGCTGGTCGACATTCCCGTTATCGCTGCAGGTGGTTTTTCCGATGGCAAAGGCTTACTAGCAGCACTGGCTTTGGGGGCCGAGGCCGTTGCCATGGGCTCTCGCCTCGCTACCAGCACCCAAAGCCCGGTCCATCAGACTGTCAAACAAGCGGTGGTCGACAAAAAAGTGGCGGACACCATTTACTCAAAAAACTTCGATGGCCTGTATGCGCGGGTAATGAAAACCCCGATGGCAGAAAAAGTCACCCGCCGCCCAATGAACCCCATAGTGGCAATCTTTAAATCCTTTAAAGCCTCAAAAATGGTCGATATGCCGCTGTGGAAATTACTACTGGGCTTACTGGCCCAGTTTGACAAAATCCGCATGCTGACTCTGTTTGGTGCCGCCACAGAAAAATTAGAGGCCGCAACGCTAGCAGGCGACCTGGAAAACGGCGTACAGTTTATTGGCCAGTCTCAGGGGATGATCAGAGATATCGAACCTGTTGAAGTACTGATGGAACGCATTATGGTTGAAGCAGAAGCCGAACATACCCGGATCAACAAACTCATGGTGCAATGACCCTAAGCTCATATTCGCTCACGCTAAACAGCAATGCATGTTAACCAAGTGATGGGGTGCTCTTAAAGGGGGGTCTGTGTAATAATTAACTGTAATTAAAACACTTAACCTTATCCAGACACCCAGATGCAACAGGTAATCGACATCCAGTGGTGGCAGCTGGGCTTATTCAGCCTGACCTTGCTGCTTCCCTTTACCATCAACGCGCTGTACCAGCTCAAGATTGGCCAGGAAGCGGTTGTCGGGCTGATCCGCATGGTCGTGCAGTTATTACTGGTCGGCCTGTATCTGGAGTACCTGTTTACCCTCAACAACTTGTGGGTAAACCTGGCCTGGTTGCTGGTCATGCTGCTGATCGGCAGTAGCGCAATTATCAGCAAAGCCCGACTCCCCAGACGGCCGTTATTTCTGGCCGTCTTTACAGGTTTATGTGCAGGACTGTTACCTTTACTGGGCTTCATTACGATAGTGGTTGTCCAGCCAACCCCGTATTACCATGCTCAGTACCTGATCCCGCTGGCAGGCATGCTGCTGGGCAACAGCCTCAATGCCAATATCGTTTGCCTGCAACACTTCTTCGACGCCTTTAAAACCCGCTGGTCGGAGTATGAAGCCGCGCTCTCACTGGGCGCCCCGGTTCGCGCAGCCACCCAGCCCTTTGTACAAAACGCCCTGCAAAAAGCACTGGCACCCATCCTGGCCACCATGGCTACTACCGGACTGGTTTCATTACCCGGCATGATGACCGGTCAGATCCTTGGCGGCGCCAGCCCCATGGTCGCCATCAAATATCAGGTGATGATCATAATAGCCGTCTGGGTCATGATGAGTGTATCTATCACGATGTGTTTATTTATCGCCGTACGCAATGTGATCAGTCCACACGGCAGACTACATTCTGAATGCCTGGGACTGAAAGCAAACAAACATAGAACATAATTAGACCCATAAACGATAAACCCGCCTTCAGTGGGCCTGTCACTTCGGTTTCTGCGAAGCGCCTTGAGCTTAGGATTGGTTTCTGGAACAATTTCGCACTTCTATATCCACGTAATTTATTTTGAGCCTTGCAGATTTATGTGTCTGTTTAACGCTGCGTACTTAGCACTAACAAAAACAGGCTCAATGTATCCAGAATTCATTCACTCAAAGGAAAAATTATGAATCTTTAAAAAAATTTCTGTCTCTCTCGTTTTCCTGATCAGTTTTCCTGCCTTTGCTATCCAAACCCACAGGGGAGCTCAGGCTAGATAAAAGGTCTGAAGACTTGGCTTGTGCGGCTTCTGTTGTGATGCTAACTACTATATGTCACCTCTCTCGATACGCCGTTTCACTATAAGAATAAATAAAAAGGTCTCGGTGTTTATTAAAAGCCTGTTTTAGCATATCTTTCAGCATTTTAGGATTGGCTAACAAATCAGTTATGTGAGTGTGGCCGCAACCCATGAAACCAAAATTATTTGTTCTGAAAATGCCGTTCGAAGATGGCCCCGGGAAAATGTGGATTTGTTCACATTGCGCATTAATAGAAGGGGCGTTGTCGGTCAATCCGCACTGGCAAGAAGCTGTCGATGTTCGTCGCATCGATTTCCCAAAACCCCGCAGTGAAGTTGTTGCGCTTTTAGGTGAAGACAAGCAGTGGCTGCCTGTTCTCGTTATAAATCAGTACAATACGATTACTGATCCGGTGGAGATAATTAATTACTTGGCAGCAGAATTTGGCGGTGCCAGCGTACACCCCTAATTCAGAGATAATTACCTAAAGGCTGGTCCGGTTAATTGTGGTTATTCGTCATACTGTATATAAGACTTATTAAACAATATCGACTTGCCCAATCTTTGCTTGTTTAGAAAGGAGTTACTGTTGGAAAAAGTGCTGGTTAGTTCCTGCTTGCTTGGTAACAAAGTTCGCTACAATGCCAGCTGTTTGTCGATCTCCGACACCGATTTACAGTGGCTTCAATCAAATATGAAACTGGTTACGCTTTGCCCTGAAGTATCGGCAGGGTTACCCACACCCAGGGCGCCGGCTGAAATCATTGCAGGACAAGGTCTGGATGTACTCAACGGCTCTGCCAGGGTAATTGAGAAGGATGGGACTGATGTCACAGTCCCCTTTATTAGAGGCGCACAAAACGCGCTGACACTATGCCAGCAACAGCAAATAAAATATGCGGTACTGGCACAGGGGAGCCCTTCTTGCGGCAGTGCAAAGATTTACGATGGAACATTTAGTGGTGTCAAAGTCGATGGTTCAGGCGTAACTGCGGCGTTACTGACCAGCAACGGCGTGAGGGTTTTCAGCCAGCATACGATAGCCCGGCTGCGTGATTTACTGCAAACACATGGCTAGGCCACAGATATCGGCTTTGTGTTAAATATAAGCACATCATACATTCACCCATCAGATTCTTACCCGTGCTCATACTATGCAACGCCATGCATCACAGATGCAGGAACAAAGGCAGAGCCTAAATTAGGGCATGCTCTAACGATCAAACTAAAAATAAAACAAAGTATTACATATAGTTAAGGAGAACTCGCCACTAGAATAAACCTATTTAACTAGAAAATAGCTTTTTTATAAGACACCTGAATGGCCTACGCTCTATGTTAATTGACCTATAACAGTACAAACTCAGGTGTTTTATGTCGCACAATTCCAGACGTCACTTTATAAAAAATCTTGCAGCAGGCACACTGGCAGGTGCTTTTACAAGCTCAGCACAGGCAAAAATGATATTGACTCCCAGAGAAATGGAGGGCCCGTACTATCCCATAACTGTGCAAAAAGACAAAGATGCCGACCTGACCAGAGTTGCCGGAAAAACGGGTGTGGCTCAGGGCACGCATATTGAAATAGCGGGGCAAGTGTTTGATCAGAATATGACTCCTGTCGAAGGTGTCACGCTAGATTTGTGGCAAGCCAATGCCTTTGGTAAATATCATCATCCCCACGATACCAGCGAAGCCCCTGTCGATGAGCACTTTCAGGCGTGGGCCATAATCCAAAGTGGTAAACAAGGGCGATTTCGCTTCAAAACCGTCTTTCCCGGCGCCTACCCGCTCAATGCCCATAGTCAGCGCACGCCACACATTCACCTGAAAGCGACAAAACTGGGTTACGACTCCTTACTGACTCAGCTGTACTTTCCGGATCATCCTTTAAATCAACAAGATGGTCTATTTAAACGAAAAAGCGTGCAGGAACAAGCGCTGATGACAGTCAGGCAAACTGAACAAGAGAATCACTACTTATACAACCTGATACTGCACAAAATTCCGCTTTAAACACCTTATGAATAATTGACCAATCCCATGTTAATGGATAAGTCCGTATCGCCTGTCGGCTTATCCTCCAGTCTTACTTCTCCTCCAAAAGCCAGCTAATGACCTGATCTAGTTAAACTTCAAATCACAATTTTTGAATAAATGCTCTAGTAAAAATTGACAAAAAACAGAAAAAAGGATGACTAAAAATAAAAAACATACACATTTCTTCCTTATTTCATTCCTACACTAATGTTGGAATGGCAATTTTTTATTCCACACAATAATGCTCTTTCTGACTGAATGTGAGGAAGGCGATACACACTCTCAATTACGTTATATGTACAGCCATACCGGAGCGCTACTCAAGCTGGCTGGCTGTTAAGGAACCTATCCATGAAATCAAGACAATTTTGGCGATGGTTAATGCCCTTGTACTTATACTCAGCACTGGCACAAGCGGACACCAACACACTGCCCACGCCACAGCAGTTAACCGCAAAAGTGCATAGCAGCAATCAGGTTGCACTAAGCTGGCAAGCCCCCGAAGACACCAGCAATATTAAAGGCTATCGTATTTATCGTGATGACAAACGTATTGCGCGCACCACACTGACCTTTTATCAGGATAACAGTGCAATGGCAGGGACTGAATACAGCTACTTTGTTCAGGCTTTTGCCAAAGGAAAAGACAAAAACAAGCTCATCAGCGATCCTTCAAACACCGAAACAGTGACCACCCTGTCGACCGACAGCAATGATGGCATGCGTAATGGCTCAGTGATCAATATTGGCATTGCTCGTCTGGTCGATTTGTGTGGCACCAATGATCTCAACGCCGTCCCCGATGACCAGCTGGACACCTGTATGGACAAAGTCATTGCGCACTATGAGCTGCAGCAGGGACTGGAAGATATACAGGCGTATGTTGCACGCTATCGTCGCCAGGAAGATCCGCAATTAATTGCCCTAGGCAAAAGGCTGTTTTTCAGTAAAGCACTGAGTCAGGACTACGATACCTCCTGCGCTTCATGCCATCATCCGGTGCAAGGCTGTGGCAGTGATGGTTTGTCCTTATCCATTGGCGTCAATGCCGAAAACCCGGATGTGATGGGACTGGGACGTACCGATGGTAGTATGATCCCTTCTGTTGGGCGCAGTTCGCCTCAAATCTGTAACACCGCCTTATGGGTCAACAGCATGTTCTGGGACCAACGCGTTAAATTGCGCCAGAGCAACCGGGAAAGCGAAGTTGGCCTGGTATCAACCGCGCCGATTATGACACCTGAAGATGAGGTTACCCGACTGATGAACAGTCAGGTTGCAAATACCGACCCATTGCGTCTGCTGATGGCACAGGCACATTTCCCGATCACAGCCGCCGCTGAAATGGGCGATCCAAGCAGTTTTGAATCGCCACAAGTCTACCGTGAATTTATCGCCTCTCGCTTATCTGATGAATGGATAAGCCATTTTTCAGCAGCCTATGGTGACGAACAAATTGACTTCTTACGCATCGCCAGAGCCCTTGCCGCCTATCAGGCATC contains:
- a CDS encoding tetratricopeptide repeat protein; this encodes MLMMRLQSLFRPGFQGFIRYTLLALLLCSSVAQAFSITEAKRQLDNAQDLRSSSPQSAIRLLAQLADEPDLKSYPQEYYETLMALAHTLISQGDYDKAQQRSEQLQHFAIAQSNPYHHAYSFLLLGFIADNQSRFDQAQAYYNDALDTAIDANDNEMIAQSYERISAVLRRQDKYIEALKVAQKSINVLSILGETEVYARALVNLGIIQTALGDHESALETFTRSFELSRELSFDKGIADSIYESGVVYQRMENYPAALKHFKMAHELDEKSGNLMDIGNSAMRSGFMALETGDLTEAEYFATKSQKFYTQIDSKSGLTRSYNLQARIALKSEQTALATEYVEQSLEIANNYNLTGYLVASQLTQAHIAAASQDHETTLERAHQALATATLINDKDGQIKSYQLLADTYQAIKDPQNALDAHLKFTQLRDDLGNSQHNLTLAALQSRVEFIRKQQEIETLNLDRALKDTQLREREWQLKAWWFGTAGVFMLVLAIGYRQVKKRKLAAERAALLQEVVDKKNAMLADVSHEIRTPLTALQLQVEALQFNIAQDVDASYNTINRKLSDINRLISDIHQLAMADSQSLYLNLVQCNLTEVMTLWEQEFAQFSHGKGFDWEANIQLTGAVAVSWDMDRIKQVLTNLIANSTLYTDKPGKQRLKVWQQHKKIHITLEDTAPGVIDEHLSEIFERLFRVEKSRSRRTGGSGLGLAICKSLIEAHHGKIVAQHSELGGLKIVIVLPTEVN
- a CDS encoding alpha/beta fold hydrolase: MRSIKTSNGLTLSYQDCGNRHAPAIILIMGLGAQMTVWPDELYFGLVDRGFRVIRFDNRDTGLSSHLDEQGSPNLFKTWLRRKVPFGKQAPYSLEDMADDVLALMKALKIKKAHLVGASMGGMIAQILAAKQRKKVLSLTSIMSSANNQLISGKSLGVLLKLARLTPRNNSRQAAISYNVRLNQLIGSPAYPRDEQTLREQATLHISRAHNPAGFKRQLAAITASGDRRHLLTRIKAPTLVIHGTHDPIFPLTAGQQTAAEIRKARLKIVEGLGHDFPPMLMGKMAKWIAKHVKKAELKRLKKKRKKKAATEQVGQPSTQTNKPDPSN
- a CDS encoding alternative ribosome-rescue factor A, which codes for MVSKRSQSHDHQRGDIKDNALKALVTSPLFKCKVEKNKKGKGSYRRKDKHQGREPYLMAA
- a CDS encoding ArsR/SmtB family transcription factor, encoding MHDPDITVIASLIGEPTRARMLLALMSGKALTATELALEADITAQTASSHLSKLLDSSLITVRKQGRHKYFQLKSQAVAELIEQLLTLSSSTTLKTNTGPDDPYLRQARVCYDHIAGELGVQLYDALVAANYLEDKQAQTLLTPRGTAFFEQLGVCFSTFREKKRPLCKSCLDWSERRNHLAGSLGNWILNDALERGWLQRVPDSRALIFRGEAHRRHFAKTYGLKLTDNTEK
- a CDS encoding dioxygenase family protein, coding for MSHNSRRHFIKNLAAGTLAGAFTSSAQAKMILTPREMEGPYYPITVQKDKDADLTRVAGKTGVAQGTHIEIAGQVFDQNMTPVEGVTLDLWQANAFGKYHHPHDTSEAPVDEHFQAWAIIQSGKQGRFRFKTVFPGAYPLNAHSQRTPHIHLKATKLGYDSLLTQLYFPDHPLNQQDGLFKRKSVQEQALMTVRQTEQENHYLYNLILHKIPL
- a CDS encoding NIPSNAP family protein yields the protein MITCFIEYRIDPGKLDLFEQYARNWGEVIPRCGGELIGYFAPHEGTNFVAYGLISFTSLAEYEAYRVRLKADQQGRANFHFALEAGFILQEKRSFLSCIEQTYLQGVKAL
- a CDS encoding DUF523 domain-containing protein, translating into MEKVLVSSCLLGNKVRYNASCLSISDTDLQWLQSNMKLVTLCPEVSAGLPTPRAPAEIIAGQGLDVLNGSARVIEKDGTDVTVPFIRGAQNALTLCQQQQIKYAVLAQGSPSCGSAKIYDGTFSGVKVDGSGVTAALLTSNGVRVFSQHTIARLRDLLQTHG
- a CDS encoding NAD(P)H-dependent flavin oxidoreductase; this encodes MKTRITDLLGIEKPIVLPGMSWISVPELVAAVCNAGGLGILATGPLTQEQTRQAIAKIRTLTDKPFGVGVTLLMPGAKENAKVALAEQVPVINFSLGKGDWIVEGVKRYGGKTIATVVTEKHALAAQKSGADALLVTGHEAAAHGGEVTSLCLVPNIVELVDIPVIAAGGFSDGKGLLAALALGAEAVAMGSRLATSTQSPVHQTVKQAVVDKKVADTIYSKNFDGLYARVMKTPMAEKVTRRPMNPIVAIFKSFKASKMVDMPLWKLLLGLLAQFDKIRMLTLFGAATEKLEAATLAGDLENGVQFIGQSQGMIRDIEPVEVLMERIMVEAEAEHTRINKLMVQ
- a CDS encoding antibiotic biosynthesis monooxygenase family protein, with the translated sequence MIAVIFEVTPHQTKRQAYLDIAADLKPRLQNIDGFISIERYQSLNDPELLLSLSFWRDEAAVLQWRMQEEHRAAQQQGRQQMFQHYRIRVAGVMRDYGSQNREQAP
- a CDS encoding DUF3088 family protein, with protein sequence MKPKLFVLKMPFEDGPGKMWICSHCALIEGALSVNPHWQEAVDVRRIDFPKPRSEVVALLGEDKQWLPVLVINQYNTITDPVEIINYLAAEFGGASVHP
- a CDS encoding cytochrome c peroxidase — its product is MKSRQFWRWLMPLYLYSALAQADTNTLPTPQQLTAKVHSSNQVALSWQAPEDTSNIKGYRIYRDDKRIARTTLTFYQDNSAMAGTEYSYFVQAFAKGKDKNKLISDPSNTETVTTLSTDSNDGMRNGSVINIGIARLVDLCGTNDLNAVPDDQLDTCMDKVIAHYELQQGLEDIQAYVARYRRQEDPQLIALGKRLFFSKALSQDYDTSCASCHHPVQGCGSDGLSLSIGVNAENPDVMGLGRTDGSMIPSVGRSSPQICNTALWVNSMFWDQRVKLRQSNRESEVGLVSTAPIMTPEDEVTRLMNSQVANTDPLRLLMAQAHFPITAAAEMGDPSSFESPQVYREFIASRLSDEWISHFSAAYGDEQIDFLRIARALAAYQASFLFIDNPFFNYIDGDLARLNNTEKRGALLFYTSAGCANCHDGVMFTPEKTRGPLYPQIGPDAVADGNAKNQFRMPSLLNVGITAPYGDKGVFQTLERVIEHYNDVTGSLESFYHNVETCQLPQFQHLTTEQCRQIVGGGEDFVLTLNAQNRAISDRSDEAIIKHFTSDEIHYLATFLRSLTDPNAVAGSNAIEVLIPPRDGGPDGHQFDAIDKNGNSL
- a CDS encoding PH domain-containing protein, with translation MGLLSGLLGNASEVDSDELDKLLNDTLIDGESVEQAYKVIRDMFVFTNKRLILVDKQGVTGSKVEMLSIPYGKITKFSKESAGHFDLDAELKIWIGSEPEPLTKEFKAGDNINQVYKIISQYCL
- a CDS encoding ABC transporter permease — its product is MQQVIDIQWWQLGLFSLTLLLPFTINALYQLKIGQEAVVGLIRMVVQLLLVGLYLEYLFTLNNLWVNLAWLLVMLLIGSSAIISKARLPRRPLFLAVFTGLCAGLLPLLGFITIVVVQPTPYYHAQYLIPLAGMLLGNSLNANIVCLQHFFDAFKTRWSEYEAALSLGAPVRAATQPFVQNALQKALAPILATMATTGLVSLPGMMTGQILGGASPMVAIKYQVMIIIAVWVMMSVSITMCLFIAVRNVISPHGRLHSECLGLKANKHRT